In the genome of Rhizobium etli 8C-3, one region contains:
- a CDS encoding ABC transporter permease: protein MKAQRLGAWIAIFLGASYFIIPLIGTIEFSLRMRRGVYSFDAYQSVFSDIQFRETFGYSMLMALLTIVFGMLLVVPTAYWVRLRLPQMRPIVEFVTLLPLVIPAIVIVFGYLRMYNSSSVLPLTGYTTGTNILLVCSYITLSLPYMYRAVDTAMRAIDVRTLTEAAESLGASWPTIMFRCIFPNVMSGVLSGAFITLAIVMGEFTMAALLNRPAFGPYLQLVGANKAYEPSALAVIAFSITWLCMGLLNLISRFQKSAPAR from the coding sequence ATGAAAGCTCAACGTCTCGGCGCCTGGATCGCCATTTTTCTGGGTGCGTCCTATTTCATCATTCCGCTGATCGGCACCATCGAGTTTTCGCTGCGAATGCGCCGCGGCGTATACAGCTTCGATGCCTATCAGTCGGTCTTTTCGGACATCCAGTTCCGCGAGACCTTCGGCTATTCCATGCTGATGGCCCTTTTGACCATCGTCTTCGGCATGCTGCTCGTCGTGCCGACGGCTTATTGGGTTCGCCTGCGCCTGCCGCAGATGCGCCCGATCGTGGAATTCGTGACGCTGCTGCCGCTGGTCATCCCGGCGATCGTCATCGTCTTCGGCTATCTGCGCATGTATAATTCGTCGTCGGTCCTGCCCCTGACGGGTTACACGACCGGCACGAACATCCTGCTCGTCTGCTCCTACATCACGCTTTCGCTGCCCTACATGTATCGAGCGGTCGATACGGCCATGCGCGCCATCGACGTGCGCACGCTGACAGAGGCGGCCGAAAGCCTCGGCGCCAGCTGGCCGACCATCATGTTCCGCTGCATCTTCCCGAACGTCATGAGCGGCGTGCTGTCGGGCGCCTTCATCACGCTTGCGATCGTCATGGGCGAATTCACGATGGCTGCCCTCCTCAACCGGCCGGCCTTCGGGCCTTATCTGCAGCTCGTCGGTGCCAACAAGGCTTACGAGCCTTCGGCGCTTGCCGTCATTGCCTTCTCGATCACATGGCTCTGCATGGGTCTGCTCAACCTCATCTCCCGTTTCCAAAAATCCGCCCCCGCAAGGTAA
- a CDS encoding MurR/RpiR family transcriptional regulator, which yields MSAASKTVSDVIHSHFEALTRAEKQLAESLLDNYPVSGLGSITTIAENAGVSTPTVVRMVQKLGFKGYPDFQAHLHQEVEATISNPIAKHDRWASNAPGTHILNRFADAIIGNLRQTLSDLDTATFNSAAALLSDRKRGLYFVGGRITGALAEYFFTHMQVIRPNTALLSSNSSSWPQYVLNMNAGDLLIIFDIRRYEQEMVSLAQAARTRGAEIIVFTDQWGSPAAKLAKHVFRVQIEAPSAWDSSVVTLFIVEALIEAVQNSTWDETKERMKTLEGLFEQTRLFRKPG from the coding sequence GTGAGCGCTGCGTCGAAGACGGTTTCGGACGTCATCCATTCGCATTTCGAAGCGCTGACGCGCGCCGAGAAGCAATTGGCCGAGAGTCTGCTGGATAATTATCCTGTTTCGGGGCTGGGCAGCATCACCACGATCGCCGAAAACGCCGGCGTCTCGACGCCCACCGTCGTCCGCATGGTCCAGAAGCTCGGCTTCAAGGGTTATCCGGATTTCCAGGCGCATCTGCATCAGGAGGTCGAAGCGACGATCTCCAACCCGATCGCCAAACACGATCGTTGGGCTTCCAATGCGCCGGGCACGCATATCCTCAACCGTTTCGCCGATGCCATCATCGGCAATCTGCGCCAGACGCTGAGCGATCTCGACACCGCGACTTTCAACAGCGCCGCTGCCCTGCTTTCGGATCGCAAGCGCGGCCTTTATTTCGTCGGCGGTCGCATCACGGGCGCGCTTGCCGAATACTTCTTCACCCACATGCAGGTCATCCGGCCGAATACCGCACTCTTGTCGTCCAATTCCTCCAGCTGGCCGCAGTATGTTCTCAACATGAATGCCGGCGATTTGCTGATCATCTTCGACATCCGCCGCTATGAGCAGGAGATGGTGAGCCTTGCCCAGGCCGCCCGTACGCGCGGCGCCGAAATCATCGTCTTCACGGACCAATGGGGATCGCCGGCGGCAAAGCTCGCGAAACACGTCTTTCGCGTCCAGATCGAGGCGCCGTCGGCTTGGGATTCTTCGGTCGTCACCCTCTTTATCGTCGAAGCGCTCATCGAAGCGGTCCAGAATTCTACCTGGGACGAGACGAAGGAGCGTATGAAAACACTGGAGGGCCTGTTCGAACAGACCAGGCTGTTCCGAAAACCCGGCTAG
- a CDS encoding ABC transporter permease, producing MSTVSTPLASTAPLINKDRVIDWLGILPFVIFALLFLIIPTLYLVVGAFLTPEGEFTFKNIGDLFTPSIMSAYWISIRVSVASALGGALIGFFLAWAVVLGGLPSSVRSTLLTFSGVASNFAGVPLAFSFLATLGRTGLVTIFLRDWFGFNLYGTGFNLLSFFGLTITYMYFQIPLMVLILTPALDGMKKEWREAAEILGATNRQYWTMVALPILWPSLLGTTLLLFANAFGAIATAYALTGSSLNIVPILLYAQIRGDVLHNPNLGYAIALGMIVITGVSNVLYLMLRMRAERWQK from the coding sequence ATGAGCACCGTTTCAACTCCTTTGGCGAGCACCGCCCCCCTGATCAACAAGGATCGCGTAATCGACTGGCTGGGCATCTTGCCCTTCGTCATCTTCGCTCTGCTGTTTCTGATCATCCCCACGCTTTATCTTGTCGTCGGCGCCTTCCTCACGCCCGAAGGCGAATTCACGTTCAAGAACATCGGCGATCTCTTCACCCCGTCGATCATGAGCGCCTATTGGATCAGCATCCGCGTGTCCGTGGCTTCCGCTCTCGGGGGTGCGCTGATCGGCTTCTTTCTCGCATGGGCAGTCGTCCTGGGGGGACTGCCCTCCTCTGTCCGCTCGACACTTTTGACTTTCTCCGGCGTCGCATCGAACTTTGCCGGCGTGCCGCTTGCCTTCTCGTTCCTGGCAACGCTCGGCCGCACCGGCCTCGTCACCATCTTCCTGCGCGACTGGTTCGGCTTCAACCTCTACGGCACCGGCTTCAACCTGCTGTCCTTCTTCGGCCTCACCATCACCTACATGTATTTCCAGATCCCGCTGATGGTGCTGATCCTAACGCCGGCGCTTGACGGCATGAAGAAGGAATGGCGCGAGGCCGCTGAAATTCTTGGCGCCACGAACCGCCAGTACTGGACGATGGTGGCCCTGCCGATCCTCTGGCCGAGCCTGCTCGGCACGACGCTGCTGCTCTTTGCAAACGCCTTCGGCGCCATCGCGACAGCCTATGCACTGACAGGAAGCTCACTGAACATCGTTCCGATCCTGCTTTACGCGCAGATCCGCGGCGATGTCCTTCACAACCCGAACCTCGGCTACGCGATCGCGCTCGGCATGATCGTCATCACCGGCGTCTCCAACGTCCTTTACCTGATGCTGCGCATGCGCGCCGAACGGTGGCAGAAATGA
- a CDS encoding ABC transporter substrate-binding protein yields the protein MISNISRLLSLSTAIVVASTAIAAAEPSAELVAAAKKEGTLTTIALPHNWCGYGDVIAGFKAKYGIEVNELNPDAGSGDEIEAIKANKGNTGPQAPDVIDVGLSFGPSAKAEGLIQPYKVSTWDSIPDSAKDADGFWYGDYYGVLSFVVNTDIVKNVPKDWADLKKSEYANSVSLAGDPRASNQAVQAVYAAGLAAGEKDATKAGEAGLAYFAELNKAGNLVPVIGKSASLAQGSTPIVVAWDYNGLSWRDSLNGNPPVEVVVPASGVVAGVYVQAISAFAPHPNAAKLWMEYLYSDEGQLGWLKGYCHPIRFNDLAEKGLIPKELLDKLPPAEGYAKAVFPTLDEQAAGKTAITTKWDSVVGANVQ from the coding sequence GTGATCTCTAACATTTCTCGACTGCTCTCGCTTTCTACTGCGATCGTCGTAGCTTCGACTGCGATTGCCGCAGCAGAACCGAGCGCCGAACTCGTCGCCGCCGCCAAGAAGGAAGGCACGCTCACCACCATCGCTCTCCCGCACAACTGGTGCGGTTATGGCGACGTCATTGCCGGCTTCAAGGCCAAGTATGGCATCGAAGTCAACGAACTGAACCCGGACGCAGGTTCGGGCGACGAAATCGAAGCAATCAAGGCCAACAAGGGCAATACCGGCCCGCAGGCGCCCGACGTCATCGACGTCGGCCTCTCCTTCGGCCCGTCGGCCAAGGCCGAAGGCCTCATCCAGCCCTACAAGGTCTCCACCTGGGATTCCATTCCGGACTCAGCCAAAGACGCCGACGGCTTCTGGTACGGCGACTACTACGGCGTTCTTTCGTTCGTGGTGAACACCGACATCGTCAAGAACGTCCCGAAGGATTGGGCCGACCTGAAGAAGTCCGAATATGCCAACTCCGTTTCGCTCGCTGGCGATCCGCGCGCTTCCAACCAGGCTGTTCAAGCCGTCTACGCCGCTGGCCTCGCTGCCGGTGAAAAGGATGCCACGAAGGCTGGCGAAGCAGGTCTTGCTTACTTCGCAGAGCTCAACAAGGCCGGCAACCTCGTTCCGGTCATCGGCAAGTCCGCTTCGCTCGCTCAGGGTTCCACCCCGATCGTCGTCGCCTGGGACTATAACGGCCTCTCCTGGCGTGACAGCCTCAACGGCAACCCGCCGGTTGAGGTCGTCGTTCCAGCATCGGGCGTCGTTGCCGGTGTCTACGTTCAGGCGATCTCCGCCTTTGCTCCGCATCCGAATGCTGCCAAGCTCTGGATGGAATACCTCTATTCAGACGAAGGCCAGCTCGGCTGGCTGAAAGGCTATTGCCACCCGATCCGCTTCAACGACCTTGCCGAAAAGGGCCTGATTCCGAAGGAACTGCTCGACAAGCTGCCGCCGGCTGAAGGCTATGCCAAGGCTGTCTTCCCGACACTCGACGAGCAGGCCGCAGGCAAGACCGCCATCACCACCAAGTGGGACAGCGTCGTCGGTGCCAACGTTCAGTAA
- a CDS encoding ABC transporter ATP-binding protein, whose product MSFLTLTNLQKSFGQVQVVHNFNMSIEKGEFVSFLGPSGCGKTTVLRMIAGFETPTGGSLFINGKDQRPLKPNQRNIGMVFQAYALFPNMNVHDNVAFGLKVAGMSKADIDARVKEMLGLIRLDHLADRFPYQMSGGQQQRVALARALAVKPQVLLLDEPLSALDAKIRVSLREEIRLIQQKLGITTIFVTHDQEEALSISDRIVVMNAGKADQIGTPFEVYNTPATRFVASFVGTLNMIEAKVVDPAANRIQIGDQAVTLKQSLAAYKAGETVSLALRPEAGSLSDSVRSDTALTGQVISAHFLGSVIRTRMNVGGNVISFDMFNSPGITPPQAGETVTLRFMAADLLVVRD is encoded by the coding sequence ATGTCATTCCTCACGCTGACCAATCTTCAGAAATCCTTCGGCCAGGTTCAGGTCGTCCATAATTTCAACATGAGCATCGAGAAGGGGGAATTCGTCTCTTTCCTTGGGCCGTCCGGCTGCGGCAAGACTACGGTGCTGCGCATGATCGCCGGCTTCGAAACGCCGACCGGCGGCAGCCTCTTCATCAACGGCAAGGATCAGCGCCCGCTGAAACCGAACCAGCGCAACATCGGCATGGTCTTCCAGGCTTACGCACTGTTCCCGAACATGAACGTGCACGACAACGTCGCCTTCGGTCTCAAGGTTGCGGGCATGTCGAAGGCCGACATCGATGCGCGCGTGAAGGAAATGCTGGGCCTCATCCGCCTCGACCATCTCGCTGATCGCTTTCCCTACCAGATGTCGGGCGGCCAGCAGCAGCGCGTGGCGCTTGCCCGCGCGCTTGCCGTCAAGCCGCAGGTCCTGCTGCTCGACGAGCCACTCTCCGCGCTTGATGCGAAGATCCGCGTGTCGCTTCGCGAAGAGATCCGCCTCATTCAGCAGAAGCTCGGCATCACCACCATCTTCGTGACGCACGACCAGGAAGAGGCGCTCTCGATTTCCGACCGAATTGTCGTTATGAATGCCGGCAAGGCGGACCAGATCGGTACACCCTTCGAGGTCTACAATACGCCCGCAACCCGCTTCGTCGCGTCCTTCGTCGGGACGCTGAACATGATCGAGGCGAAGGTCGTCGATCCGGCGGCAAACCGCATCCAGATCGGCGACCAGGCCGTGACGCTCAAGCAGTCGCTCGCAGCCTACAAGGCAGGCGAGACCGTTTCGCTGGCGCTTCGTCCGGAAGCAGGCTCGCTTTCCGACAGCGTCAGGAGCGATACGGCGCTGACCGGCCAGGTCATCTCCGCCCACTTCCTGGGCTCCGTCATCCGCACCCGCATGAATGTCGGCGGCAACGTCATTTCCTTCGACATGTTCAACAGCCCGGGCATCACCCCGCCACAGGCAGGCGAAACCGTCACGCTCCGCTTCATGGCCGCCGACCTGCTCGTCGTGCGCGATTGA
- a CDS encoding glutamine synthetase family protein, whose translation MSNSYTFDDLKKDVAEGRIDTILACQVDMQGRLMGKRFQAEYFLESAWKETHSCNYLVATDMEMETVSGYKATSWEKGYGDYTMKPDLSTLRRIPWLEGTALVLCDLLDHHTHEEVPHSPRAILKKQVKRLEDMGMKAFMASELEFFLFDQTYEAAHAAGYRNLKLASAYNEDYHIFQTTKEEDVMRAIRTGLQGAGIPVENSKGEASAGQEEINVRYADALTMADRHAIIKNGCKEIAWSKGKAITFLAKWSYMSAGSSSHIHQSLWSADAKTPLFFDEKGTYGMSPLMRNYVAGLLAHASEITYFLAPYINSYKRFMAGTFAPTKAIWSKDNRTAGYRLCGDDTKAIRIECRVGGSDLNPYLAFAALLAAGIDGIENGLELESPFVGDAYGARDIREIPHTLRAATVAMTQSKMLRTAFGDDVIDHYTRAAEWEQEEYDRRVTDWEVARGFERA comes from the coding sequence ATGAGCAACAGCTATACTTTCGATGATCTCAAGAAGGACGTGGCCGAAGGGCGCATCGATACTATTCTCGCATGCCAGGTGGACATGCAGGGCCGCTTGATGGGCAAGCGCTTCCAGGCGGAATATTTCCTCGAAAGCGCCTGGAAGGAAACGCATAGCTGCAACTATCTGGTCGCGACCGACATGGAGATGGAAACCGTTTCCGGCTACAAGGCGACGAGCTGGGAGAAGGGTTACGGCGACTACACGATGAAACCGGACCTTTCGACGCTGCGCCGCATTCCCTGGCTCGAGGGAACGGCGCTGGTTCTTTGCGATCTGCTCGACCATCACACGCACGAAGAGGTGCCGCATTCGCCGCGCGCCATCCTGAAGAAGCAGGTCAAGCGCCTGGAAGACATGGGCATGAAGGCCTTCATGGCATCCGAGCTCGAATTCTTCCTCTTCGACCAGACGTATGAGGCTGCGCATGCCGCCGGCTACCGCAATCTCAAGCTCGCCAGCGCCTACAACGAGGACTACCACATCTTCCAGACGACCAAGGAAGAGGATGTGATGCGGGCGATCCGTACCGGCTTGCAGGGTGCGGGCATTCCGGTCGAGAATTCCAAGGGTGAGGCTTCGGCAGGGCAGGAGGAAATCAACGTGCGCTACGCCGACGCGCTGACGATGGCTGACCGGCACGCCATCATCAAGAACGGCTGCAAGGAAATCGCCTGGTCGAAGGGCAAGGCAATCACCTTCCTCGCCAAATGGAGCTACATGTCGGCCGGCAGCTCCTCTCATATCCATCAGTCGCTCTGGAGCGCCGACGCAAAGACGCCGCTGTTCTTCGACGAGAAGGGTACATACGGCATGTCGCCTTTGATGCGGAACTACGTGGCCGGCCTTCTCGCCCACGCAAGCGAGATCACCTATTTCCTGGCACCTTATATCAATTCCTACAAGCGCTTCATGGCCGGCACCTTCGCACCGACGAAGGCGATCTGGAGCAAGGACAACCGCACCGCCGGCTACCGCCTCTGCGGCGACGACACCAAGGCGATCCGCATCGAATGCCGCGTCGGTGGTTCGGACCTCAATCCGTATCTCGCCTTTGCAGCACTGCTGGCGGCTGGCATCGACGGCATTGAGAACGGGCTCGAACTCGAATCGCCATTCGTCGGCGATGCCTATGGCGCGCGAGATATCCGCGAGATCCCGCACACGCTTCGTGCCGCGACGGTCGCCATGACGCAATCAAAGATGCTGCGGACGGCTTTCGGTGATGACGTCATCGACCACTACACGCGCGCTGCCGAATGGGAGCAGGAGGAATACGACCGCCGCGTGACGGATTGGGAAGTGGCGAGAGGCTTTGAAAGGGCGTAA
- a CDS encoding amino acid permease, producing the protein MSDYTELDKKQDMSILHSMGYAQELERRMSSFSNFAVSFSIICILSGGINSLAQATAGAGGAAIGIGWPLGCFISLVFAVAMAQISSAYPTAGGLYHWGSILGNRFTGWLTAWFNLLGLVTVLGAINVGTYYFFMGSFGTSYLGLADTTFVRIAFLVIITGAQALVNHMGIGLTAKLTDFSGYLIFATAIALAAVCLIAAPSYEFGRLFTFANYSGEAGGNVWPATSATWVFLLGLLLPIYTITGYDASAHTSEETVKAAHSVPRGMISSVLWSALFGYIMLCAFVLMLPSMDEAAKQGWNVFFWAMDSQVNPIVKDILYLAILVSQWLCGLATVTSVSRMIFAFSRDGGLPASKALSKVSPKHRTPVAAIWTGSILAVLFVWGSSLVSIGETPVYTIVVSCTVIFLFFSFAIPITLGLFAWGTSKWDKMGPWNLGEAMFKLFAVLSIIAMVLIFVLGIQPPNDWALYITVGFLIVTGVVWYGFEKRRFKGPPIGEEVAKRQAEIAAAEKAVGEA; encoded by the coding sequence ATGTCGGACTATACCGAACTTGATAAGAAGCAGGATATGAGCATCCTGCATTCGATGGGCTATGCCCAGGAACTGGAAAGGCGAATGAGTTCGTTCTCGAACTTTGCCGTCTCCTTCTCGATCATCTGCATCCTTTCCGGCGGCATCAATTCGCTGGCGCAGGCGACTGCCGGCGCTGGTGGTGCTGCGATCGGCATCGGTTGGCCACTCGGCTGCTTCATTTCGCTCGTCTTCGCCGTTGCCATGGCGCAGATCAGCTCTGCCTATCCGACCGCAGGCGGTCTCTACCACTGGGGTTCCATCCTCGGCAACCGCTTCACCGGCTGGCTGACCGCCTGGTTCAACCTGCTCGGTCTCGTGACGGTGCTCGGTGCCATCAACGTCGGTACCTACTACTTCTTCATGGGCTCCTTCGGCACGAGCTATCTCGGGCTGGCGGACACGACATTCGTTCGCATCGCCTTCCTGGTCATCATCACCGGTGCGCAGGCGCTTGTGAACCATATGGGCATCGGCCTGACCGCCAAGCTCACGGACTTTTCTGGCTACCTGATCTTTGCAACGGCAATCGCGCTCGCCGCAGTTTGCCTGATCGCCGCACCATCCTACGAGTTCGGCCGTCTCTTCACCTTCGCCAACTATTCGGGCGAAGCTGGCGGCAATGTCTGGCCTGCCACGTCCGCGACCTGGGTGTTCCTGCTCGGCCTCCTGCTGCCGATCTACACGATCACCGGCTATGACGCGTCGGCCCATACGTCGGAAGAGACCGTAAAGGCTGCGCATTCCGTGCCGCGCGGCATGATTTCCTCCGTGCTCTGGTCGGCGCTCTTCGGCTACATCATGCTTTGCGCATTCGTGCTGATGCTGCCCAGCATGGACGAAGCTGCCAAGCAGGGCTGGAACGTGTTCTTCTGGGCGATGGACAGCCAGGTCAATCCGATCGTCAAGGATATCCTGTATCTTGCCATTCTGGTCAGCCAGTGGCTGTGCGGCCTTGCAACCGTCACTTCGGTTTCCCGCATGATCTTCGCCTTCTCGCGTGACGGCGGTCTGCCGGCATCCAAGGCATTGTCGAAGGTCAGTCCGAAACACCGCACGCCGGTTGCTGCAATCTGGACCGGTTCTATCCTCGCCGTCCTCTTCGTCTGGGGTTCGTCGCTCGTTTCGATCGGCGAAACGCCGGTCTATACCATCGTCGTTTCGTGCACCGTCATCTTCCTCTTTTTCTCCTTCGCGATTCCGATCACGCTCGGCCTCTTCGCCTGGGGTACGTCGAAGTGGGACAAGATGGGGCCGTGGAATCTTGGCGAGGCAATGTTCAAGCTCTTTGCCGTGCTCTCGATCATTGCAATGGTGCTTATTTTCGTGCTCGGCATCCAGCCGCCGAATGACTGGGCGCTCTACATCACCGTCGGCTTCCTTATTGTAACCGGCGTTGTCTGGTACGGCTTCGAAAAGCGCCGCTTCAAGGGCCCGCCGATCGGCGAGGAAGTCGCCAAGCGCCAGGCTGAGATCGCGGCTGCCGAAAAGGCCGTCGGCGAAGCGTAA
- a CDS encoding aldehyde dehydrogenase family protein: protein MTMIQCISPVDGSVYAERPALSLEAARDVVARARKAQRAWAKRPLEERVQLVLKGAARLNEMSDRVVPELAWQMGRPVKYGGEYRGFNERSNYVASIAADALAPLVVEQSDKFERRIEREAHGVVFVIAPWNYPYMTAINTIAPALMAGNTVILKHASQTLLVGERLVQAFVEAGVPEDVFQNVFLDHETTSALIAAGSFNFVNFTGSVEGGRSMERAAAGTFTGLGLELGGKDPGYVMEDADLDAAVDTLMDGATYNSGQCCCGIERIYVHESLYGSFVEKSVAWVSNYKLGNPLDAETSLGPMANKRFAKVVREQIADAVSKGAKALVDPKLFPADDGGAYLAPQILVDVDHSMAFMREETFGPAVGIMKVKSDEEALALMNDSQYGLTASLWTKDAERAARLGREIETGTVFMNRADYLDPALCWTGVKETGRGGSLSIIGFYNLTRPKSFHLKKVTA, encoded by the coding sequence ATGACCATGATCCAATGCATTTCGCCGGTCGACGGATCGGTATACGCGGAGCGTCCGGCGCTCTCGCTGGAGGCGGCGAGGGATGTTGTTGCCCGCGCCCGCAAGGCGCAGAGGGCTTGGGCGAAGCGGCCGCTGGAAGAGCGCGTACAGCTTGTGCTGAAGGGTGCTGCGCGTCTCAACGAGATGTCCGATCGCGTCGTGCCGGAACTCGCCTGGCAGATGGGTCGGCCGGTCAAGTATGGCGGCGAATACAGAGGCTTCAACGAGCGCTCCAACTATGTCGCCTCTATCGCTGCCGACGCGCTGGCGCCGCTTGTTGTCGAACAAAGTGACAAGTTCGAGCGCCGTATCGAGCGTGAAGCCCATGGCGTCGTGTTCGTGATCGCCCCGTGGAACTATCCTTATATGACGGCGATCAACACGATCGCACCGGCGCTGATGGCGGGCAATACCGTCATCTTGAAACACGCCTCGCAGACGCTGCTCGTCGGCGAGCGGCTGGTTCAGGCCTTTGTCGAGGCAGGTGTTCCGGAAGACGTCTTCCAGAACGTCTTTCTCGACCATGAAACGACGTCGGCGCTGATCGCCGCCGGCAGCTTCAATTTCGTCAATTTCACCGGATCCGTCGAGGGTGGTCGTTCCATGGAGCGGGCCGCAGCCGGGACCTTTACGGGCCTCGGGCTCGAACTCGGCGGCAAGGATCCGGGCTACGTCATGGAAGATGCCGATCTCGATGCGGCCGTCGATACGCTGATGGATGGCGCGACCTACAATTCCGGCCAATGCTGCTGCGGCATCGAGCGCATCTACGTGCATGAATCGCTTTATGGCAGCTTTGTCGAAAAGTCGGTCGCATGGGTTTCCAATTACAAGCTCGGCAATCCGCTCGATGCGGAAACTTCGCTCGGTCCAATGGCGAACAAGCGTTTCGCCAAAGTGGTGCGCGAGCAGATCGCCGACGCGGTTTCCAAGGGCGCCAAGGCACTCGTCGATCCGAAGCTCTTCCCGGCCGATGACGGCGGCGCCTATCTCGCACCGCAGATCCTCGTCGACGTCGACCATTCCATGGCGTTCATGCGCGAAGAGACTTTCGGCCCGGCGGTCGGCATCATGAAGGTAAAGAGCGACGAGGAAGCACTGGCTTTGATGAACGACAGCCAGTACGGCCTTACCGCATCGCTCTGGACGAAGGATGCCGAGCGGGCAGCGCGGCTCGGCCGCGAGATCGAAACCGGCACCGTTTTCATGAACCGCGCAGACTATCTCGACCCGGCGCTCTGCTGGACCGGCGTCAAGGAGACGGGCCGCGGCGGCTCGCTGTCGATCATCGGCTTTTACAATCTGACGCGCCCGAAATCCTTCCACCTCAAGAAAGTCACAGCATGA
- a CDS encoding N-formylglutamate amidohydrolase codes for MLTQFKILSEADGNCVGIERPRGKSPLLVICEHASRALPEQLGDLGLSEEALNSHIAWDPGALAVARAISTALDATLVFQRFSRLIYDCNRPPESPGAMPETSEIYAIPGNRNLSAKERQARTEALYRPFHDAVRDLIKDRQARGQEAVIVTVHSFTPVYNGKERAVELGILHDADSRLADRMLAAAADAPLYKTERNEPYGPEDGVTHTLILHGLSNGLRNVMIEVRNDLISEDVGQGVMADYLTGLLQQSLEARP; via the coding sequence GTGCTCACTCAGTTCAAGATTCTAAGCGAAGCGGATGGAAACTGCGTCGGAATAGAGCGGCCGCGCGGCAAGAGCCCATTGCTGGTCATCTGCGAGCACGCTTCGCGAGCGCTGCCCGAGCAGCTCGGCGATCTCGGTCTTTCCGAGGAAGCGCTCAATAGCCACATCGCCTGGGATCCGGGCGCTTTGGCAGTTGCGCGCGCCATCTCGACGGCGCTTGACGCAACACTTGTCTTTCAGCGCTTCTCTCGCCTGATCTACGACTGCAATCGCCCGCCCGAATCGCCAGGCGCAATGCCCGAGACGAGCGAGATCTATGCCATTCCCGGCAATCGGAATCTGAGCGCAAAGGAACGGCAGGCCCGTACCGAAGCGCTGTATCGACCTTTCCACGATGCGGTTAGAGATCTCATAAAGGACCGTCAGGCGCGGGGGCAGGAGGCGGTGATCGTCACTGTTCACAGTTTCACGCCGGTCTATAATGGCAAGGAGCGTGCCGTCGAGCTCGGCATCCTGCACGATGCCGACAGCCGCCTGGCAGACAGAATGCTGGCAGCGGCGGCTGACGCCCCGCTCTACAAAACCGAACGAAACGAGCCCTATGGCCCTGAGGATGGCGTCACGCACACGCTGATCCTGCACGGCCTCTCGAACGGGCTCCGCAATGTAATGATCGAGGTCCGCAACGACCTCATCAGCGAGGATGTCGGCCAAGGGGTCATGGCCGACTATCTGACAGGGCTCCTCCAGCAAAGCCTGGAAGCCCGACCATAA